In one Choloepus didactylus isolate mChoDid1 chromosome 1, mChoDid1.pri, whole genome shotgun sequence genomic region, the following are encoded:
- the AMOTL2 gene encoding angiomotin-like protein 2 isoform X2 → MRTLEDSSGTVLHRLIQEQLRYGNLTETRTLLAIQQQALRGGAGTGGTGSPQASLEILAPEDGQVLQQTTRQEPQGQEHQGGETHLAENTLYRLCPQPSKGEELPTYEEAKAHSQYYAAQQAGPRPHVADREPRGAPGGSRQQDEALRELRHGHVRSLSERLLQLSLERNGARAPSHMSSSHSFPQLARSQQVPLPRGPSAEGLEPRGPPPQYPHVVLAHETATAVPDLRFRARGSPHFQHAEVRILQAQVPPVFLQQQQYQYLQQPQEHPPPPHPAALGHNPLGYLGPPGVEGSASASATSGSAHLAQMETVLQENARLQRSNERLQRELESLAEKTGCIEKLESEIQRLSEAHESLTRASSKREALEKTMRNKMDSEMRRLQDFNRDLRERLESANRRLASKTQEAQAGSQDMVAKLLAQSYEQQQEQEKLEREMALLRSAIEDQRRRAELLEQALSNAQGRAARAEEELRKKQAYVEKVERLQQALGQLQAACEKREQLELRLRTRLEQELKALRAQQRQAGSPSHGSGSGGAPELSALRLSEQLREKEEQILALEADMTKWEQKYLEERAMRQFAMDAAATAAAQRDTTLIRHSPQPSPSSSFNEGLFAGGHRHQEMESRLKVLHAQILEKDAVIKVLQQRSRKDPGKATQGSLRPAKSVPSIFSAAATGTQGWQGLTGERQSDAPARLAPVERAPVEEPVATTPLPAHAKHGSKDGSTQTDSPPDSTPACLVLEPDNLLGCSSGQRTASLDSVATSRVQDLSDMVEILI, encoded by the exons ATGAGGACACTGGAAGATTCCTCGGGGACAGTCCTGCACCGCCTCATCCAGGAGCAGCTGCGCTATGGCAACCTGACGGAGACACGCACGCTGCTGGCCATCCAGCAGCAGGCCCTGCGGGGTGGCGCCGGGACTGGGGGCACGGGGAGCCCCCAGGCCTCCTTGGAGATCTTAGCACCTGAGGACGGTCAGGTGCTGCAGCAGACCACGCGACAGGAACCCCAGGGCCAGGAGCACCAGGGCGGCGAGACCCACCTGGCAGAGAACACCCTCTAccggctgtgcccacagcccagcaAGGGCGAGGAGCTGCCCACCTATGAGGAGGCCAAAGCCCACTCACAGTACTACGCGGCCCAGCAGGCTGGGCCCCGTCCACACGTCGCGGACCGGGAGCCACGAGGGGCCCCAGGAGGCAGTCGACAGCAGGACGAGGCCCTGCGGGAGCTGAGGCATGGGCACGTGCGCTCCCTGAGTGAGCGGCTCCTGCAGCTGTCCCTGGAGAGGAATGGAGCCCGGGCGCCCAGCCACATGAGCTCCTCCCATAGCTTCCCGCAGCTGGCCCGCAGCCAGCAGGTCCCCCTACCCAGGGGTCCCTCTGCTGAAGGCCTGGAACCCCGTGGACCCCCACCTCAGTACCCACACGTTGTACTCGCTCATGAAACCGCCACTGCCGTCCCTGATCTGCGGTTCCGTGCCCGTGGCAGCCCACACTTCCAGCACGCGGAAGTCAG GATCTTGCAGGCCCAGGTGCCTCCTGTGTTCCTCCAGCAGCAGCAGTACCAGTATTTGCAGCAACCCCaggagcaccccccacccccacacccagcTGCTCTGGGCCACAACCCCCTGGGCTACCTTGGTCCCCCGGGGGTGGAGGGATCAGCAAGCGCCTCAGCCACCTCGGGCAGTGCCCACCTGGCCCAGATGGAGACCGTGCTGCAGGAGAATGCCAGGCTGCAGAGGAGCAACGAGAGGCTGCAGAGGGAACTGGAGAGCTTGGCAGAGAAGACTGGCTGCATTGAGAAG CTGGAAAGTGAAATCCAGCGGCTCTCTGAGGCCCATGAGAGTCTGACGAGAGCATCCTCCAAGCGTGAGGCTCTGGAGAAGACCATGCGGAATAAGATGGACAGTGAAATGAGGAGGCTGCAGGACTTCAACCGGGACCTTAGAG AGAGATTGGAATCTGCGAACCGCCGCCTGGCAAGCAAGACGCAGGAGGCCCAGGCAGGCAGTCAGGACATGGTGGCCAAGCTGCTTGCTCAGA GCTAtgagcagcagcaggagcaggagaagcTGGAGCGGGAGATGGCACTGCTGCGCAGTGCCATCGAGGACCAGCGGCGGCGTGCGGAGCTGCTGGAGCAGGCGCTGAGCAATGCGCAGGGCCGGGCAGCCCGGGCCGAGGAGGAGCTGCGCAAGAAGCAGGCCTACGTGGAGAAGGTGGAGCGGTTGCAGCAGGCGCTCGGGCAGCTGCAGGCTGCCTGCGAGAAGCGTGAGCAGCTGGAGCTACGGCTGCGGACACGCTTGGAGCAGGAACTCAAGGCCCTGCGTGCACAGCAG AGGCAGGCCGGCAGCCCCAGCCATGGAAGTGGCAGTGGTGGGGCCCCGGAGCTCAGCGCCCTGCGGCTGTCAGAGCAACTGCGGGAGAAGGAGGAGCAGATCCTGGCACTGGAGGCCGATATGACCAAGTGGGAGCAGAAGTATTTGGAGGAGCGTGCCATGAGGCAGTTTGCCATGGATGCAGCGGCCACGGCCGCTGCCCAGCGTGACACCACTCTCATCCGACATTCCCCACAGCCCTCGCCCAGCAGCAGCTTCAACGAGGGTCTGTTTGCTGGCGGCCACAGGCACCAGGAGATGGAGAGCAG GTTAAAGGTGCTCCATGCCCAGATCCTGGAGAAGGATGCAGTGATCAAGGTTCTTCAGCAACGCTCCAGGAAAGACCCTGGCAAGGCCACCCAGGGGTCCCTGCGGCCCGCCAAATCTGTGCCATCTATCTTCTCAGCTGCAGCAACAGGGACCCAGGGCTGGCAAGGGCTCACTGGTGAGCGCCAGTCAGATGCCCCTGCCCGGCTGGCTCCAG TGGAGAGGGCCCCCGTGGAGGAGCCAGTGGCCACAACTCCCCTCCCTGCCCATGCCAAACATGGGAGCAAAGATGGGAGCACCCAGACCGACAGCCCACCAGACAGCACCCCTGCCTGTCTGGTGCTGGAGCCCGACAACCTTCTGGGGTGCAGCAGTGGCCAGAGGACAGCCTCACTGG ACTCTGTAGCTACATCCAGAGTCCAGGACTTGTCAGATATGGTGGAGATATTGATCTGA
- the AMOTL2 gene encoding angiomotin-like protein 2 isoform X1, which produces MRTLEDSSGTVLHRLIQEQLRYGNLTETRTLLAIQQQALRGGAGTGGTGSPQASLEILAPEDGQVLQQTTRQEPQGQEHQGGETHLAENTLYRLCPQPSKGEELPTYEEAKAHSQYYAAQQAGPRPHVADREPRGAPGGSRQQDEALRELRHGHVRSLSERLLQLSLERNGARAPSHMSSSHSFPQLARSQQVPLPRGPSAEGLEPRGPPPQYPHVVLAHETATAVPDLRFRARGSPHFQHAEVRILQAQVPPVFLQQQQYQYLQQPQEHPPPPHPAALGHNPLGYLGPPGVEGSASASATSGSAHLAQMETVLQENARLQRSNERLQRELESLAEKTGCIEKLESEIQRLSEAHESLTRASSKREALEKTMRNKMDSEMRRLQDFNRDLRERLESANRRLASKTQEAQAGSQDMVAKLLAQSYEQQQEQEKLEREMALLRSAIEDQRRRAELLEQALSNAQGRAARAEEELRKKQAYVEKVERLQQALGQLQAACEKREQLELRLRTRLEQELKALRAQQRQAGSPSHGSGSGGAPELSALRLSEQLREKEEQILALEADMTKWEQKYLEERAMRQFAMDAAATAAAQRDTTLIRHSPQPSPSSSFNEGLFAGGHRHQEMESRLKVLHAQILEKDAVIKVLQQRSRKDPGKATQGSLRPAKSVPSIFSAAATGTQGWQGLTVERAPVEEPVATTPLPAHAKHGSKDGSTQTDSPPDSTPACLVLEPDNLLGCSSGQRTASLDSVATSRVQDLSDMVEILI; this is translated from the exons ATGAGGACACTGGAAGATTCCTCGGGGACAGTCCTGCACCGCCTCATCCAGGAGCAGCTGCGCTATGGCAACCTGACGGAGACACGCACGCTGCTGGCCATCCAGCAGCAGGCCCTGCGGGGTGGCGCCGGGACTGGGGGCACGGGGAGCCCCCAGGCCTCCTTGGAGATCTTAGCACCTGAGGACGGTCAGGTGCTGCAGCAGACCACGCGACAGGAACCCCAGGGCCAGGAGCACCAGGGCGGCGAGACCCACCTGGCAGAGAACACCCTCTAccggctgtgcccacagcccagcaAGGGCGAGGAGCTGCCCACCTATGAGGAGGCCAAAGCCCACTCACAGTACTACGCGGCCCAGCAGGCTGGGCCCCGTCCACACGTCGCGGACCGGGAGCCACGAGGGGCCCCAGGAGGCAGTCGACAGCAGGACGAGGCCCTGCGGGAGCTGAGGCATGGGCACGTGCGCTCCCTGAGTGAGCGGCTCCTGCAGCTGTCCCTGGAGAGGAATGGAGCCCGGGCGCCCAGCCACATGAGCTCCTCCCATAGCTTCCCGCAGCTGGCCCGCAGCCAGCAGGTCCCCCTACCCAGGGGTCCCTCTGCTGAAGGCCTGGAACCCCGTGGACCCCCACCTCAGTACCCACACGTTGTACTCGCTCATGAAACCGCCACTGCCGTCCCTGATCTGCGGTTCCGTGCCCGTGGCAGCCCACACTTCCAGCACGCGGAAGTCAG GATCTTGCAGGCCCAGGTGCCTCCTGTGTTCCTCCAGCAGCAGCAGTACCAGTATTTGCAGCAACCCCaggagcaccccccacccccacacccagcTGCTCTGGGCCACAACCCCCTGGGCTACCTTGGTCCCCCGGGGGTGGAGGGATCAGCAAGCGCCTCAGCCACCTCGGGCAGTGCCCACCTGGCCCAGATGGAGACCGTGCTGCAGGAGAATGCCAGGCTGCAGAGGAGCAACGAGAGGCTGCAGAGGGAACTGGAGAGCTTGGCAGAGAAGACTGGCTGCATTGAGAAG CTGGAAAGTGAAATCCAGCGGCTCTCTGAGGCCCATGAGAGTCTGACGAGAGCATCCTCCAAGCGTGAGGCTCTGGAGAAGACCATGCGGAATAAGATGGACAGTGAAATGAGGAGGCTGCAGGACTTCAACCGGGACCTTAGAG AGAGATTGGAATCTGCGAACCGCCGCCTGGCAAGCAAGACGCAGGAGGCCCAGGCAGGCAGTCAGGACATGGTGGCCAAGCTGCTTGCTCAGA GCTAtgagcagcagcaggagcaggagaagcTGGAGCGGGAGATGGCACTGCTGCGCAGTGCCATCGAGGACCAGCGGCGGCGTGCGGAGCTGCTGGAGCAGGCGCTGAGCAATGCGCAGGGCCGGGCAGCCCGGGCCGAGGAGGAGCTGCGCAAGAAGCAGGCCTACGTGGAGAAGGTGGAGCGGTTGCAGCAGGCGCTCGGGCAGCTGCAGGCTGCCTGCGAGAAGCGTGAGCAGCTGGAGCTACGGCTGCGGACACGCTTGGAGCAGGAACTCAAGGCCCTGCGTGCACAGCAG AGGCAGGCCGGCAGCCCCAGCCATGGAAGTGGCAGTGGTGGGGCCCCGGAGCTCAGCGCCCTGCGGCTGTCAGAGCAACTGCGGGAGAAGGAGGAGCAGATCCTGGCACTGGAGGCCGATATGACCAAGTGGGAGCAGAAGTATTTGGAGGAGCGTGCCATGAGGCAGTTTGCCATGGATGCAGCGGCCACGGCCGCTGCCCAGCGTGACACCACTCTCATCCGACATTCCCCACAGCCCTCGCCCAGCAGCAGCTTCAACGAGGGTCTGTTTGCTGGCGGCCACAGGCACCAGGAGATGGAGAGCAG GTTAAAGGTGCTCCATGCCCAGATCCTGGAGAAGGATGCAGTGATCAAGGTTCTTCAGCAACGCTCCAGGAAAGACCCTGGCAAGGCCACCCAGGGGTCCCTGCGGCCCGCCAAATCTGTGCCATCTATCTTCTCAGCTGCAGCAACAGGGACCCAGGGCTGGCAAGGGCTCACTG TGGAGAGGGCCCCCGTGGAGGAGCCAGTGGCCACAACTCCCCTCCCTGCCCATGCCAAACATGGGAGCAAAGATGGGAGCACCCAGACCGACAGCCCACCAGACAGCACCCCTGCCTGTCTGGTGCTGGAGCCCGACAACCTTCTGGGGTGCAGCAGTGGCCAGAGGACAGCCTCACTGG ACTCTGTAGCTACATCCAGAGTCCAGGACTTGTCAGATATGGTGGAGATATTGATCTGA